ACTGGAACGCGAGAAGTCCGCCTCACAGCTTGAATCGAGCACGGAGTACACAAGGCTGAAGGAACGGGCCGAAGAGCTGGAGTGGATACTGAAAGCCGAGAACGATGATTTCGAGGAACTGAAAGAGACGTATCAATCTATCAGCCGCAATTAGGAGTCGAGAAGCAACGTCTCTTCGATGTACTCGTCGATGGTATCCCGAACCGCGGCGACAGGGTTGTCGTTGCGTGTTGCGCTCTGGAGAATTACGCCATCGAGTATCGTGATCATGAACCGCGAAACAGTGTCGGGGTCGACATCAGCGAAGATTCCCTGTTCGATGCCGTCCTCGATGATCTGGACGAGTTGCCGAGCGAACAGTTCGTCCGTCTCAGTGAACTTCTCGCGGAAGTCCGGATTCTGGACCGCCTGTGCGCGCATCTCGATATACGAACCGAGCACGGCGTTCTTGTCCGGTGTCTCGACGCAGTCAGGGAAATCGTCGAGAATCAGGCTGACAAACGTCTCGATGTCCTGTTCGGGGTCACCGGTCGATTCGATCTGAAAGATACGGTTAAATTCCGTGAGGATGAACTCTTGGAACGACAGCAGGAGGTCCTCCTTGCCATCGAAGTGGTGATAGAACGTCGATTTGCTGAGGTCGGCCTCGTCCGCGATTCGCTGTATCGAAAGTCCGGCATACCCGTATTCCCGGAGGGCACGGAACGTAGCTCGCATTATCGCCTCGTGCGAGTCCGCTGGCTCCCCGGCGAACGGAATTCCATCACTCATCCCGACCGAATATTCGTTCGGGCAGTAAATACCTTCCCACTGTTACTGAACCACAACGTTGATAGGCGACCGAACGTTCGTTCGATGTACACGGTCCGGGCGGGAGTCTGCACAGACGTATGTGGGTACATATCCCGATCTCCCAAGCATGACGGCCGCTCCGGACAGAAACAACGGCAAGGAATGTCCGAAGTGTCCCTACGCATGAAACCACGAACAATACTGACGCTGGCTGTTGTCGCATTGCTCATGGCGTCCGGAACGGCGATTGCCGCCGTAACCGGGAGCCCCGACTTCGACGCAACGTTCGTCGATAACACCGTCACGCCCGGCGAGGAGACGACGCTCGATGTCGTCCTCGTCAACAGCGGAACGATCGACTCCGGGTCCTCGACCCAAGGTGTCCAGAGCAGCGAGGTGACGACTGCCCGCGGGACCACAGTCAAAGTCAACGACGGCGACGCCCCGATTACAGTGACGACGAGCAAACAGGCCGTCGGGTCTGTCCCAGAGGGAAAGACAGAACCCATCTCCTTCGAAGTGAGCGTCGCTGACGACGCAAGCCCGGGCGACTACACAGTGCCCGTCATCGTCGAATACGAGTACACGAGCTACATTTCGGAAAACGATGGCGCACGGGACGAAGAGACCACGACCGAGCGGATCGAGCTCGAACTCGAAATCGACGACGACGCGGCCTTCGATGTCGTGAACGTCGACTCCGGTGCGCGCGTCGACTCAACCGGCACGGTCGCAGTCACTGTCGAGAACACCGGCGACGAGCCGGCACGGGAAGCCTCGGTGACGCTGCAATCAACAAATCCCGAACTTACCGTCGGTAGTGACACCAGCAGCTCTCGGTTCATCGATACGTGGGCGGCCGGCGAACAGCGTACCCTCCGGTATCGCGTCGGCGCGAGCGGCGACGCCAGAGCCGAGCCGTATCAGTTCGATCTTCAGGTCGACTTCGACGACACGAGCGGCGTTCGCAAGAGCGCCACCGCGTCCTCGCTCGGCATCACCCCCGCCCGGGAACAGACGTTCACCGTCGAAAGCACCGACAGCGCCGTCGCTGTCGACGACTCCGGGACCTACAACGTGACAGTCCGAAACGACGGTCCCGTGACGGTCTCCGACGCGACGGTCCAGCTCACATCCCAGAGCAGCGCAATCACGTTCGGCCAGTCCGGGTCCACGTCGCAGTTCGTGGGGTCGTGGGAACCCGGAGAGACGCGGACGATAAGCGTCGACGCCCACGCCAGCGAGGACGCCAAGACCCGGAGCTACGCGCTGTCAGCGTCCGTGAGCTACGACGACCCTGAGGGTGACGCGGGCGTCGAGGACGGCATCTCGCTGGGCCTCACGCCCGAGCCCGAACAGTCCTTCGCCATGGGTGACGTAGAGTCGTCACTTCAGGCGGGCGACGACGGCACCCTTGAAGCCTCGCTGACCAACACCGGCGACCAGACGGTACGCAACGTCGTCCTGAACTGGGCGAGCACCCACGACAACATCTCGCCGAAGGAGACCCAGTACGCGGTCGGCGATCTCGAACCGGGCGAGTCGGCCACCGTCTCGTTCGACGCCGACGTGTCGGACAACGCGAACTCCGGCCCGCGGCAGTTCGACTTCGTCGCCAACTACCGCAACAGCGAGGGCGACAAACGCGAAAGCGACACGCTCGAAATCCGACAGAGTGTCGACGGCAGCGCTGATGAGTTCATCATCGAGACGACGAACGCATCCGTCGGCGTTGGTGGGTCCAGCACGCTCGAAGTGACCATCACCAACGACGCCGGCGAGCGACTGACCGATATCGAGGCAAAGCTGTTCGCCGAGTCCCCGATCTCCGTGTCGGACGATCAGGCGTACGTCAACAGCCTCGATCAAGGTGAGTCCACGACCATCGAGTTCGGGATCAGCGCAGGCGGTGCCGCGATGACGAAAGACTACCCCGTCTCGGTGGACTTCCAGTACGAGGAACCGGACGGAGATACACCGGTGTCCGACACCTACCGACTCCCGGTCTCAGTGACCAACTCCGGCGGTGGCAGTTCGCCGCTGACGGCGATTATCGGCGTCGCACTCGTCGCCGCTCTGGCCATCGGCGGCTACTTCAGGTTCCGCTAACGCATGGACTACCAGCGCTACATCGATTGGGCGGACGACCGCATCGTCCACGATTCACGGAAGGTGGTTCTCCTCTTCCTAGTCGTGACGGTGGTCTTCAGTGCCGGCCTCGGGGGCGTCTCGACCAACTCCGGGACGTCGCAGTTTACGACCGGGCTTCCGGCCGAGGAGGCACTGCAGGAGGTCAACGACAAGTTCTCACCGACCTTCTCACCGGATACAGGGAGCACACAGCTCATCCAGCGGGAGAACAACGTGCTCTCGAAGCCGGCGCTGCTCCGGATGCTCAGGTCACAGCATCGGTTAGAACAGCACGGGACGCTCCGTGTGACATCGACGTCAAGCGCCGCCAGCATCGTCGCCCAACAGCTAAACCCGGACGCGACGACGACTGAGCAGCAGATCTATGCGGTCGAATCCGCGACACCGGGCGAGATCGATGCCGCCGTTCGACGTGCGGCCGAACAGAACCCCCGGTTCGAGTCGCTGTTGAGCAAGGAGTTCAACCGCAAGGCAGCCTCGGCGTCGGCGACAATCGGCGTCGTCACACACGAGGTCCCGGCCGGCATCTCGTCCGGGTCAGGGCAGGGTGGTTCGAGTCCGCTGACGAGCATCCAGAGGCAGGCCGGCTTCACTGTTGCCAGTGCTGACCACGGCGGCATTACCCTGTTCGGCAGCGGTATCGTCGCCGACGAGTTCTCGAACGTCGTTGGCGACTCGCTCATTCTGACTGTCCCCGCAGCAGTGCTGTTCATCCTGTTCTTCCTGACGATTGCCTACCGTGACCTCGCGGACATGGCGCTCGGCCTGCTCGCGCTGTTTATGGCCGTCGTCTGGACGTTCGGCTTCATGGGGCTTGCCGGCATCCCCTTCTCGCAGATGCTCATCGCCGTGCCGCCGCTGTTACTGGCAGTCGGTATCGACTTCGGGATTCACGCCGTCAACCGGTATCGCGAGGAACGCGAGACCGGGGCGTCCATCCAACAGTCGATGCGGGTCACGACTGACCAACTGCTTGTCGCCTTCTTCATCGTGACCGGCACGACAGTCATCGGGTTCGCCGCGAACCTCACCAGCGCGCTGCCGCCGATTCAGGACTTCGGGTACGTGGCCTCTATCGGTATCACGTTCACGTTCCTCATTTTCGGGGTGTTCCTCCCCGCCGCAAAGGTGGAACTGGACCGACTCAGACAGTCCTACCCCATCCCGACGTTCAGCGAGACGCCGCTGGGAGCAGAGGATTCGGCACTCAGTGGCGTGTTGCGCGGCGGCGTCGTCATCGCGAACCGCGCCCCGCTCATCTTCCTCGTGCTCATTCTCGTGTCGACGGTCGGTGCCAGCTACTACGCCACTGGCGTCTCGACGTCGTTCAGTCAGGAGGACTTCCTGCCGCCCGAGGAAAATCCCGACTTCGTCGAGGCCCTGCCGGAACCGTTTGCCCCGAGCGAGTACACCGTAACGGAGGTGACGAACTTCCTCGACGAGCGGTTCGACACGACACAGTCCAGTCAGGCGACGGTGTACGTAGAGGGGCCGATGCGCAACGATGCGGCGCTGGAACAGATGTACCGGGCGGGCAACGACCCGCCGGACTCGTTTGTCCGCGAGGACGGGCGCGCCGATTCGACGTCTATCGTGACGGTCATTCAGGACCAAGCAGCACGCGACCCCGAGTTCCGCCGGCTGGTCGAGCGCAACGACCGGAACGACAACGGCGTCCCGGACGACAACCTCGAAGAGATATACGAGTCTCTGCTC
The Haloarcula sp. CBA1129 genome window above contains:
- a CDS encoding COG1361 S-layer family protein — protein: MKPRTILTLAVVALLMASGTAIAAVTGSPDFDATFVDNTVTPGEETTLDVVLVNSGTIDSGSSTQGVQSSEVTTARGTTVKVNDGDAPITVTTSKQAVGSVPEGKTEPISFEVSVADDASPGDYTVPVIVEYEYTSYISENDGARDEETTTERIELELEIDDDAAFDVVNVDSGARVDSTGTVAVTVENTGDEPAREASVTLQSTNPELTVGSDTSSSRFIDTWAAGEQRTLRYRVGASGDARAEPYQFDLQVDFDDTSGVRKSATASSLGITPAREQTFTVESTDSAVAVDDSGTYNVTVRNDGPVTVSDATVQLTSQSSAITFGQSGSTSQFVGSWEPGETRTISVDAHASEDAKTRSYALSASVSYDDPEGDAGVEDGISLGLTPEPEQSFAMGDVESSLQAGDDGTLEASLTNTGDQTVRNVVLNWASTHDNISPKETQYAVGDLEPGESATVSFDADVSDNANSGPRQFDFVANYRNSEGDKRESDTLEIRQSVDGSADEFIIETTNASVGVGGSSTLEVTITNDAGERLTDIEAKLFAESPISVSDDQAYVNSLDQGESTTIEFGISAGGAAMTKDYPVSVDFQYEEPDGDTPVSDTYRLPVSVTNSGGGSSPLTAIIGVALVAALAIGGYFRFR
- a CDS encoding TetR/AcrR family transcriptional regulator, giving the protein MSDGIPFAGEPADSHEAIMRATFRALREYGYAGLSIQRIADEADLSKSTFYHHFDGKEDLLLSFQEFILTEFNRIFQIESTGDPEQDIETFVSLILDDFPDCVETPDKNAVLGSYIEMRAQAVQNPDFREKFTETDELFARQLVQIIEDGIEQGIFADVDPDTVSRFMITILDGVILQSATRNDNPVAAVRDTIDEYIEETLLLDS
- a CDS encoding RND family transporter is translated as MDYQRYIDWADDRIVHDSRKVVLLFLVVTVVFSAGLGGVSTNSGTSQFTTGLPAEEALQEVNDKFSPTFSPDTGSTQLIQRENNVLSKPALLRMLRSQHRLEQHGTLRVTSTSSAASIVAQQLNPDATTTEQQIYAVESATPGEIDAAVRRAAEQNPRFESLLSKEFNRKAASASATIGVVTHEVPAGISSGSGQGGSSPLTSIQRQAGFTVASADHGGITLFGSGIVADEFSNVVGDSLILTVPAAVLFILFFLTIAYRDLADMALGLLALFMAVVWTFGFMGLAGIPFSQMLIAVPPLLLAVGIDFGIHAVNRYREERETGASIQQSMRVTTDQLLVAFFIVTGTTVIGFAANLTSALPPIQDFGYVASIGITFTFLIFGVFLPAAKVELDRLRQSYPIPTFSETPLGAEDSALSGVLRGGVVIANRAPLIFLVLILVSTVGASYYATGVSTSFSQEDFLPPEENPDFVEALPEPFAPSEYTVTEVTNFLDERFDTTQSSQATVYVEGPMRNDAALEQMYRAGNDPPDSFVREDGRADSTSIVTVIQDQAARDPEFRRLVERNDRNDNGVPDDNLEEIYESLLDSPARSTALEYITEDYRSARVVYTVESDATDAEVTTDTRDVADDFRYEATATGSVVVFQAVSDLILESAIQSLAIALVGSALFLILMYNMLEGRPSLGLVNIIPVVVTVAWLGGTMRLLSIPFNALTATMLAITIGLGVDYSVHVTHRFADEFEENDLETALDRTVRGTGGALFGSMLTTTFGIGVLGLAVFPAIGQFGILTALSIGYAFLASLLVIPSALVIWDRVFNADWTVRGVLGIGRSRPPAPVDGDD